In Rissa tridactyla isolate bRisTri1 chromosome 23, bRisTri1.patW.cur.20221130, whole genome shotgun sequence, the following are encoded in one genomic region:
- the LOC128901008 gene encoding LOW QUALITY PROTEIN: toll-like receptor 2 (The sequence of the model RefSeq protein was modified relative to this genomic sequence to represent the inferred CDS: deleted 1 base in 1 codon), translating into MRPPATARRVWCLVLLALAGDAARPPCHIDAGNGTGLCKGQGLAQVPSGLPGGLRSLDLSYNKLREITAGDFAGMTQLRRLDLGYNNISRIAPDAFLSNLLLEHLRLFNNSLHHIPAPALRPLVNLRWLDMSNNLYRSAALDGAFGRLRQLRELSLGGPLLRDISWGDFAVLKDTALQKFAIKSASSLRWYEAGAFSWLNTTELWCDVALDENATALPVMLRDLRDKPLDYLRFRNLFEFTYYTGNADPFVGLAELRITKLVFYRGKFNENLLRFALLNVQRSSIRDLALVAIDFARSPRWNSSGVGAATPRLDRLLLQDISNPDILRFDWTFTWLSGVAALSIINVNFNYVPCDVWSELHNVEALDISSNRLEDGYIYNQRCHYQGVMPKLESFILATNQLLSLAVVAALTRTWPRLTRLDASHNALGSLQETCQWSHTLRWLALHHNRVTVSTFGCLPTTLEYLDLSYSQLDRLDMDYFTRSPRLQELRLSGNKIKFIPSEWRCPRLEVLAIDGNSFGVINRGSFINMPRLVSLAAGNNPYHCTCDLYLFLEETRQRGRPTLADWPHNWTCYHPEPLLDTAVASYNPTSLGCNVPALVAMAVASTAVVVAACAVLCWKLDAGWYLRATYRLVRAKYGRRRVGTTRRCSYHAFISYSCADAGWVRRELLQRLESTRPPYRLCIHERDFTPGRWIIDNIVENIERSAKVIFVLSRSFVDSEWCNYELYFAHQRAVGLGSEDVILVVKEPIDARGLPRRFARLRKMLGSKTYLEWPHEPGRRPFFWLQLRSLLGSPGGLGPVTGEEETAVDATT; encoded by the exons ATGCGGCCCCCGGCCACCGCCCGGCGGGTTtggtgcctggtgctgctggcgcTGGCGGGGGACGCGGCGCGGCCGCCGTGCCACATCGACGCCGGCAACGGGACGGGGCTGTGCAAGGGGCAGGGCCTGGCGCAGGTGCCCAGCGGCCTCCCCGGCGGCCTGCGCAGCCTCGACCTCTCCTACAACAAGCTCCGGGAGATCACGGCGGGCGACTTCGCCGGCATGACCCAGCTACGGCGCTTGGATTTGGGCTACAACAACATCTCCCGCATCGCGCCGGACGCTTTCCTCTCCAACCTCCTCTTGGAGCACCTCCGGCTCTTCAACAACTCCCTCCACCACATCCCAGCGCCGGCGTTGCGACCCTTGGTCAACCTCCGTTGGTTGGACATGTCCAACAACCTCTACCGCAGCGCGGCCTTGGACGGCGCCTTCGGCAGGCTGCGACAGCTGCGGGAGCTGTCGCTGGGGGGGCCGCTGCTGCGGGACATCTCCTGGGGGGACTTCGCCGTCTTGAAGGACACGGCGCTGCAGAAGTTCGCCATCAAATCGGCCTCCAGCCTGCGCTGGTACGAAGCCGGGGCTTTCTCGTGGTTGAACACCACAGAGCTGTGGTGTGACGTGGCCTTGGACGAGAACGCAACGGCTCTGCCGGTGATGCTGCGGGACCTGCGGGACAAACCTCTCGACTACCTGCGCTTCCGTAACCTCTTCGAGTTCACCTACTACACCGGCAACGCCGATCCCTTCGTCGGCTTGGCCGAGTTGCGGATCACCAAGTTGGTCTTCTACCGGGGCAAGTTCAACGAGAACCTCCTCCGCTTTGCCCTGCTCAACGTCCAACGCTCCAGCATCCGTGACTTGGCGCTGGTGGCCATCGACTTTGCCCGCTCGCCGCGGTGGAACAGTTCCGGTGTGGGGGCGGCCACCCCGCGCCTCGACCGCCTCTTGCTGCAGGACATCAGCAACCCCGACATCCTGCGTTTCGACTGGACCTTCACCTGGTTGAGCGGCGTGGCCGCCCTCTCCATCATCAATGTCAACTTCAACTACGTCCCCTGTGACGTTTGGAGTGAGTTGCATAACGTGGAGGCCTTGGACATCTCCAGCAACCGTCTGGAAGATGGTTATATCTACAACCAGCGTTGCCACTACCAGGGCGTCATGCCCAAGCTGGAGAGCTTCATCTTGGCCACCAACCAGCTCCTGAGCCTGGCCGTGGTGGCCGCCTTGACGCGGACCTGGCCACGGCTCACCCGCCTCGACGCCAGCCACAACGCCTTGGGCAGCCTGCAGGAGACGTGCCAATGGAGTCACACCTTGCGTTGGCTGGCCCTCCACCACAACCGTGTGACGGTGAGCACCTTTGGGTGCCTGCCCACCACCCTGGAGTACCTGGACCTCTCCTACTCCCAACTCGACCGCTTGGACATGGACTACTTCACCCGAAGCCCCCGGCTCCAGGAGCTGCGGTTGAGTGGCAACAAGATCAAGTTCATCCCCTCCGAGTGGAGATGCCCCCGTTTGGAGGTGCTGGCCATCGATGGCAACTCCTTTGGCGTCATCAACCGCGGCTCCTTCATCAACATGCCGCGGCTCGTTAGCCTGGCGGCCGGCAACAACCCCTACCACTGCACCTGCGACCTCTACCTCTTCCTGGAGGAGACACGGCAACGGGGACGCCCCACCTTGGCCGACTGGCCCCACAACTGGACCTGCTACCACCCCGAGCCGCTGCTGGATACAGCCGTGGCCTCCTACAACCCCACGTCCCTTGGA TGCAACGTGCCGGCTCTGGTGGCCATGGCGGTGGCCAGCACGGCAGTGGTGGTGGCGGCGTGCGCCGTGCTCTGCTGGAAGCTGGACGCTGGTTGGTACCTCCGCGCCACGTACCGGTTGGTGCGTGCCAAGTACGGCAGGCGGCGGGTGGGCACCACGCGGCGATGCTCCTACCACGCCTTCATCTCCTACAGCTGCGCCGACGCCGGCTGGGTTCGCCGGGAGCTTCTGCAGCGGTTGGAGAGCACCAGGCCACCTTACCGGCTCTGCATCCACGAGCGGGACTTCACGCCGGGCCGTTGGATCATTGACAACATCGTGGAGAACATCGAGAGGAGCGCCAAGGTCATCTTCGTCCTCTCCCGCAGCTTCGTCGACAGCGAGTGGTGCAACTACGAGCTCTACTTCGCCCACCAGcgcgccgtggggctgggcagcgAGGACGTCATCCTGGTGGTGAAGGAACCCATCGACGCTCGGGGTTTGCCCCGGCGTTTCGCCCGGCTCCGGAAGATGTTGGGTAGCAAAACCTACCTGGAGTGGCCCCATGAGCCCGGGAGACGCCCTTTCTTCTGGCTCCAGCTCCGAAGCCTCttgggcagccccggggggctcgGTCCCGTCACCGGCGAGGAGGAGACAGCCGTGGATGCCACCACGTAG
- the ETV3 gene encoding ETS translocation variant 3 isoform X1, whose product MKAGCSIVDKPEGGGGYHFPEWAYKTESSPGSRQIQLWHFILELLQKEEFRHVIAWQQGEYGEFVIKDPDEVARLWGRRKCKPQMNYDKLSRALRYYYNKRILHKTKGKRFTYKFNFNKLVMPNYPFINIRPNGVVPQSAPPVPTASSRFHFPPLDSHSPTEDAQPARFSGGSLVPSNPEALGDGGERKPDMPELEDGSSDWRRGVDLMASRNAVGAGSVNHQKRKPDIMLPLFTRPGIYPDPHSPFAVSPLPGRGGVLNVPISPALSLTPTLFSYSPSPGLSPFTGSSCFSFNPEEMKHYLHSQACSVFNYHLSPRTFPRYPLMVPPLQCQMPLEEQPQFPIKLQPPPVGRKNRERLESAEEPAAPQLATPPPRVKVEPAGDKEVESEEPLPPKGKEKNEREESSGAAAGLEEEKGPVFARPAAPSWHPAPSQAGSSAEESQEQGESSGEKPSRDSAGEAGAQEKREDALMPPKLRLKRRWNGDRQVDGPEERPNGRLHWNGALGTPHLPAAPKAVTAAAAAAAASDA is encoded by the exons atgaAAGCAGGCTGCAGCATTGTGGATAAgccagaaggaggaggag GTTATCATTTCCCGGAGTGGGCTTACAAAACCGAGtccagccccggctcccggcAGATCCAGTTATGGCATTTcatcctggagctgctgcagaaggagGAGTTTCGCCATGTCATCGCCTGGCAGCAGGGCGAGTACGGGGAGTTTGTCATCAAGGACCCTGACGAAGTGGCCCGGCTGTGGGGCAGAAGGAAATGCAAACCCCAGATGAACTACGACAAGCTGAGCCGGGCTCTCAG ATACTATTACAACAAGAGGATTCTCCACAAGACGAAAGGCAAAAGGTTTACCTACAAGTTCAACTTCAACAAGCTGGTGATGCCCAACTACCCCTTCATTAACATTCGGCCTAACG GTGTGGTGCCGCAGAGCGCTCCTCCTGTCCCCACGGCTTCGTCCCGCTTCCATTTCCCAccgctggacagccattctcccaCCGAAGATGCCCAGCCCGCTCGATTCTCCGGTGGATCCCTGGTCCCATCTAATCCAGAAGCTTTGGGTGACGGCGGCGAGAGGAAGCCGGACATGCCGGAGCTGGAGGACGGCTCCTCGGATTGGCGCCGTGGCGTGGATCTCATGGCCTCACGCAACGCCGTGGGCGCCGGTAGCGTCAACCACCAGAAGCGCAAGCCCGATATTATGCTCCCTCTTTTCACCAGGCCTGGGATCTACCCGGATCCTCACAGCCCCTTTGCCGTGTCCCCTctgccggggcgcggcggggtcCTCAACGTCCCCATCTCTCCGGCGTTGTCCCTGACTCCCACCCTTTTCTCCTACAGCCCCTCGCCGGGTCTCAGCCCCTTCACAGGTAGCAGCTGCTTCTCTTTTAACCCCGAGGAAATGAAACACTACCTGCATTCGCAAGCTTGCTCCGTCTTCAACTACCACCTGAGTCCGCGGACTTTCCCCCGCTACCCGCTCATGGTGCCGCCGCTACAGTGCCAAATGCCCCTGGAGGAGCAGCCCCAGTTTCCCATCAAGCTCCAGCCTCCGCCCGTGGGGCGCAAAAACCGAGAGAGACTGGAAAGCGCCGAGGAACCGGCCGCCCCCCAGCTGGCTACTCCTCCTCCCAGGGTCAAGGTGGAGCCCGCCGGGGACAAGGAGGTCGAGTCCGAAGAGCCGCTGCCGccgaaaggaaaagagaaaaacgAGAGAGAGGAAAGCTCCGGCGCGGCTGCCggcctggaagaggaaaaagggccCGTGTTTGCCAGACCAGCCGCGCCGTCGTGGCACCCGGCACCCAGCCAGGCCGGTTCCTCGGCTGAGGAATCCCAGGAGCAAGGGGAGAGCAGCGGGGAGAAACCCTCCCGCGATTCCGCCGGCGAAGCGGGAGCTCAGGAGAAACGCGAGGACGCCCTCATGCCTCCCAAGCTGCGTCTCAAACGCCGTTGGAACGGCGACCGGCAGGTCGACGGCCCCGAGGAACGGCCCAACGGCCGCCTCCACTGGAACGGGGCGCTGGGCACCCCGCACCTGCCGGCGGCTCCCAAAGCCGTGacggccgctgccgccgccgccgccgcctccgacGCCTAA
- the ETV3 gene encoding ETS translocation variant 3 isoform X2, whose amino-acid sequence MKAGCSIVDKPEGGGGYHFPEWAYKTESSPGSRQIQLWHFILELLQKEEFRHVIAWQQGEYGEFVIKDPDEVARLWGRRKCKPQMNYDKLSRALRYYYNKRILHKTKGKRFTYKFNFNKLVMPNYPFINIRPNGLWGHINVTLLDKELRGARRGTHAGGRCRKVRGLTAVCSPPRFCKSPWFASGLLLFQQKGAFLNQLLSRVRRNVIALSGSQSGAATRLGLTEIAGVSRFSLTAERRSG is encoded by the exons atgaAAGCAGGCTGCAGCATTGTGGATAAgccagaaggaggaggag GTTATCATTTCCCGGAGTGGGCTTACAAAACCGAGtccagccccggctcccggcAGATCCAGTTATGGCATTTcatcctggagctgctgcagaaggagGAGTTTCGCCATGTCATCGCCTGGCAGCAGGGCGAGTACGGGGAGTTTGTCATCAAGGACCCTGACGAAGTGGCCCGGCTGTGGGGCAGAAGGAAATGCAAACCCCAGATGAACTACGACAAGCTGAGCCGGGCTCTCAG ATACTATTACAACAAGAGGATTCTCCACAAGACGAAAGGCAAAAGGTTTACCTACAAGTTCAACTTCAACAAGCTGGTGATGCCCAACTACCCCTTCATTAACATTCGGCCTAACG GTTTATGGGGCCATATAAATGTGACCCTTCTTGACAAGGAGCTTAGAGGTGCGCGGCGAGGCACGCACGCGGGCGGGCGCTGTCGGAAAGTTCGCGGCTTAACAGCGGTTTGCTCCCCTCCCCGCTTCTGCAAAAGCCCCTGGTTTGCTTCGGGTCTgctccttttccagcagaaagGAGCTTTTCTTAACCAGCTTCTCTCGAGAGTTCGGAGGAACGTCATAGCGCTGAGCGGTTCCCAGAGCGGAGCAGCAACTCGCCTGGGTTTGACCGAAATCGCGGGTGTTTCTCGATTCTCCCTGACAGCAGAACGGCGTTCGGGGTAA
- the LOC128901063 gene encoding SLAM family member 7-like, producing MSPGRPRPRVPWLLVPLLVVAGTAATEPRQVNGVLGGSVLLSPLLPPNKTVKEVEWSFSAGAGATIQVAEFGPGVFKRPDPKDRFKERLEMFNATALKIRALERGDSGVYGARIELHPALVEDQSFNLSVYGPVAEPEIQSQRHSLTTQGCNVTLRCRLPAGSDAEATWQAGTPWGQLCEDNRTLCLAVPASAFDSTYTCVARNPIQERNVSVRLDTLCRQQETRGWQRWHSCLVLLVVAAGALLGGVWLWRKKKKRRKKRAGGAALAFPTSEDAPPEPQYAEIQRRSPPETDERQRDHPTTIYSWVQAGGGGGAEVLA from the exons ATGTCACCCGGCCGCCCGCGTCCCCGCGTCCCCTGGCTGCTGGTCCCCCTCCTCGTGGTGGCAG GCACCGCAGCCACCGAGCCCCGGCAGGTGAATGGTGTCCTGGGGGGGTCCGTGTTGCTCTCCCCGCTTCTGCCCCCCAACAAGACGGTGAAGGAGGTCGAGTGGAGCTTTTCAGCCGGCGCCGGTGCCACCATTCAAGTGGCAGAGTTCGGCCCCGGAGTCTTCAAGCGCCCCGACCCCAAGGACCGGTTCAAGGAGCGGCTGGAGATGTTCAACGCGACGGCGCTGAAGATCAGGGCCCTGGAGAGGGGCGACAGCGGGGTCTACGGGGCTCGGATTGAACTGCACCCGGCACTGGTGGAGGATCAGTCCTTCAACCTCTCCGTCTACG GGCCGGTGGCAGAGCCGGAGATCCAGTCCCAGCGGCACTCCCTCACCACCCAAGGGTGCAACGTCACCCTGCGGTGCCGGCTGCCGGCCGGCAGCGATGCGGAGGCCACCTGGCAGGCGGGGACGCCGTGGGGACAGCTCTGCGAGGACAACCGGACCCTGTGCCTGGCCGTGCCCGCCAGCGCCTTCGACTCCACCTACACCTGCGTGGCCCGAAATCCTATCCAGGAGCGGAACGTCTCCGTCCGCCTGGACACCCTGTGCCGGCAGCAGG AGACGCGTGGCTGGCAGAGGTGGCACTcgtgcctggtgctgctggtggtggccgCGGGAGCCCTGCTCGGCGGCGTCTGGctgtggaggaagaagaagaagaggaggaagaaaagagccGGGGGAG CCGCCCTCGCCTTCCCCACCAGCGAGGACGCTCCGCCGGAGCCGCAGTATGCCGAGATCCAGAGGAGATCCCCCCCGGAGACGGATGAGAGg CAGCGGGACCACCCCACCACCATCTACAGCTGGGTGCAggcaggcgggggcggcggggccgaggtGCTGGCCTAA